The DNA sequence AAACATCATCCGCTGGAACGCAATGGCGATGGTCGTAAGGGCAAACCGCAATGAAGAGGGAATCGGCGGGCACATATCCACTTACGCCTCGGCGGCGACTCTGCTTGAGGTGGCGTTCAATCATTTTCTCAAAGCGGGTGAAAACGCAGACATGGTTTATTTTCAGGGGCACGCCTCGCCGGGGATTTACGCGCGCGCGTTCCTTGAGGGCAGGGTTTCGCTTGAGCAGATGAAGAACTTCCGGCGCGAGGCGGGAAGCGGCAGGGGGCTGTCATCGTATCCCCACCCGTGGCTGATGCCGGACTTCTGGGAGTTTCCCACCGTGTCCATGGGGCTTTCGCCGATAATGGGAATCTATCAGGCGCGTTTTAACAGGTATCTGCAAAACCGCGGGCTTATAGAGAAATCGCAGTCCAAGGTGTGGGTTTTCCTCGGAGACGGCGAGTCGGATGAGCCGGAAACGCTTGGCGCGATAACTCTCGCGGCGCGTGAAAAACTGGACAATCTTATATTCGTCATCAACTGCAACCTCCAGCGGCTTGACGGGCCCGTGCGCGGCAACGGGAAAATCATTCAGGAACTGGAGGCGATTTTCCGGGGCGCGGGGTGGGAGGTAATCAAAGCCGTCTGGGGGGCGGACTGGGACCCGCTTCTTGAAAAAGACACCCGCGGGCTTCTCGCCGAAAGAATGGCGGAAACGGTGGACGGCGAGTATCAAAAATACGTTGTGGAAAGCGGCGACTACATACGAAGCAAATTCTTCGGAACTCATCCCCTGCTTCTTGACATGGTGAAAAATCTGGCGGACGAGCAGCTTGAGCGGCTTGCGCGCGGCGGGCACGACCCCCAAAAGGTTTTTGCCGCCTATGACGCCGCCGTCAAAACCCGGGGCGCGCCCGCGGTTGTGCTGGCGAAAACGGTAAAGGGCTACGGCATAGGGGAGGCGTCCGAGGGGCGCAACATAACGCACCAGCAGAAAAAACTGAATGAAGAGGAACTGCAAACCTACCGGACCCGCCTTCGCATCCCCATACCGGACGAGGATTTGCCGTCAGTGCCGTTTTACAAGCCGCCGGAAAACAGCGGGGAAATCCGCTACCTGAAAGAGAGAAGAAAGGCGCTCGGCGGGCCGTCCCCCTCGCGCGCAAACAGGGCGCGCCCTCTTGCCGGTGTTCCAGAAAAGCCGTTCGGGGAACTGCTCAAGGGCTCAGGCGGGCGCGGGGCGACAACCACAATGGCGTTTGTGCGCATGCTCGCCGCGCTGTTGAAAGACCCCGCAATTGGAAAACTTGTTGTTCCCATTGTTCCCGATGAAGCCCGCACGTTCGGAATGGAGCCGCTTTTCCGGCAGGTGGGCATATACGCAAGCGAGGGACAGAAATACGAGCCGGTGGATTCCGACACGCTTCTGTATTACAGGGAGGCGAAGGACGGGCAGATACTGGAAGAGGGCATAACGGAGGCGGGGGCGATGTCGTCATTCATTGCGGCGGGTAGCGCGCACGCCACTCACGGAATAAACTCCATACCGTTTTTTGTGTTTTATTCCATGTTCGGGCTTCAGAGGATTGGAGACCTTGCATGGGCGGCAGGAGACATGAGATGCCGGGGTTTTCTGATAGGCGGAACGTCCGGCAAAACCACCCTTGCGGGCGAGGGTCTTCAGCATCAGGACGGCAGCAGCCACCAGTTTTCCTACGCTTTCCCCACAATGGAGGCGTATGACCCGGCGTTCGCCTACGAGTTGGCGGTCATTGTGCGCGAGGGAATGAAAAGGATGTATTGCAAGGGGGAGGATATTTTCTATTACATAACCGTTACCAACGAGCCGTATCCGCAACCGCCGATGCCGAAGGGAAAAAACATTGAAGAGGGCATAATGCGCGGGATGTACCGGTTCAAAAAATCGCCGGATGTGAAAAACCCGAAGAGGGCGCACCTGCTTGGCAGCGGGGCTATACTGAACGAGGCCATAGTGGCGGCTGAAATCCTTGAGAAGCAATACGGCGTTGCCGCCGATGTGTGGAGCGTTACCAGTTACAAGGAACTTTACAGAGACTCTCAGGCGGCGGAAAGATGGAACAGAATTCATCCGGCGGGAAAGAAAAAAATCCCCTACATTCAAAAATGCCTCGGCGGGGAGAGCGGTGTTTTTGTCGCCGCGAGCGACTATATGAAATCGCTTCCTTCCTCAATATCCCGCCTCTTGCCCGGACGCGCGGTTGAGTTGGGAACGGACGGTTTCGGCAGGAGCGACACAAGGGCAAAGTTAAGGGAGCATTTTGAGGTTGACGCAAACAACATTGCCTACGCCGCGCTTTGGGCGCTTTGCGAGGAAGGGAAGATAAAAGGCGGGACGCTTGAAAAAGCGGCGAAGGAACTCGGCATAAATCCGCGCAAGAAAGACCCGATGTTTCTGTGAGTCTCAACCTTCCCCCTTTCTTATGTTATCCTCATTCCGCAATGATTGAATTCCGTTTGCCCGAGATAGGGGAGGGCGTTACCGAAGCCACTGTTACGGCGGTTTTTGCCGAGGCGGGAAAACCCGCCCGCAAAGATGAGCCGTTTGTTGAACTTGAAACCGACAAGGCGGCGTTTGAACTTCCGTGCCAGTTTGACGGGAAGGTCAAAGACATCGCCGTTGCGGTGGGAGACACCGTAAAAGTGGGCGGCCTCATCGCCGTCATAGAGGAGGG is a window from the Candidatus Dadabacteria bacterium genome containing:
- the aceE gene encoding pyruvate dehydrogenase (acetyl-transferring), homodimeric type; this encodes MAGKKTDDPLRERVEEREWTDSFDEVVSSAGEKRAARLLGKLQIHAARKGIKIPHTANTPYVNTIPPGKEPPFPGDREIERRIKNIIRWNAMAMVVRANRNEEGIGGHISTYASAATLLEVAFNHFLKAGENADMVYFQGHASPGIYARAFLEGRVSLEQMKNFRREAGSGRGLSSYPHPWLMPDFWEFPTVSMGLSPIMGIYQARFNRYLQNRGLIEKSQSKVWVFLGDGESDEPETLGAITLAAREKLDNLIFVINCNLQRLDGPVRGNGKIIQELEAIFRGAGWEVIKAVWGADWDPLLEKDTRGLLAERMAETVDGEYQKYVVESGDYIRSKFFGTHPLLLDMVKNLADEQLERLARGGHDPQKVFAAYDAAVKTRGAPAVVLAKTVKGYGIGEASEGRNITHQQKKLNEEELQTYRTRLRIPIPDEDLPSVPFYKPPENSGEIRYLKERRKALGGPSPSRANRARPLAGVPEKPFGELLKGSGGRGATTTMAFVRMLAALLKDPAIGKLVVPIVPDEARTFGMEPLFRQVGIYASEGQKYEPVDSDTLLYYREAKDGQILEEGITEAGAMSSFIAAGSAHATHGINSIPFFVFYSMFGLQRIGDLAWAAGDMRCRGFLIGGTSGKTTLAGEGLQHQDGSSHQFSYAFPTMEAYDPAFAYELAVIVREGMKRMYCKGEDIFYYITVTNEPYPQPPMPKGKNIEEGIMRGMYRFKKSPDVKNPKRAHLLGSGAILNEAIVAAEILEKQYGVAADVWSVTSYKELYRDSQAAERWNRIHPAGKKKIPYIQKCLGGESGVFVAASDYMKSLPSSISRLLPGRAVELGTDGFGRSDTRAKLREHFEVDANNIAYAALWALCEEGKIKGGTLEKAAKELGINPRKKDPMFL